Proteins from one Fragaria vesca subsp. vesca linkage group LG6, FraVesHawaii_1.0, whole genome shotgun sequence genomic window:
- the LOC101302089 gene encoding protein EARLY RESPONSIVE TO DEHYDRATION 15-like, translating to MALVSGRSTLNPNAPLFIPAALRQVEDFSPEWWQLVTTSTWYHDYWLSQNQDEDGFYDNAHDNYDNVADLLPETFDLDAGEDFSNFEAAQFEEFLQSTQTENKNGLDTSATVLKNLKASEGRRPKLLVEPRKYAEKPAKFVSPKCSPRFIQQPR from the exons ATGGCCCTGGTTTCTGGAAGATCAACTTTGAATCCAAATGCTCCTCTCTTTATCCCCGCTGCTCTCCGCCAAGTGGAGGATTTCTCCCCTGAATGGTGGCAACTGGTCACCACCTCCACATGGTACCATGACTATTGGCTTAGTCAGAACCAGGATGAGGATGGCTTCTATGATAATGCTCATGATAACTATGACAATGTGGCTGATTTACTGCCTGAGACCTTTGATCTCGATGCTGGGGAGGACTTCTCTAATTTTGAAGCTGCTCAGTTTGAAGAGTTCCTCCAGTCGACTCAAACTGAAAATAAAAATG GGTTAGATACAAGTGCCACGGTTCTGAAGAATTTGAAAGCATCAGAAGGAAGACGTCCCAAGCTGCTGGTGGAGCCAAGGAAGTATGCAGAGAAGCCAGCCAAGTTTGTGAGTCCAAAATGCAGTCCCCGCTTCATCCAACAGCCTCGTTGA
- the LOC101292148 gene encoding protein CHLOROPLAST IMPORT APPARATUS 2-like — translation MVGGSSVYGKISLARVDAGDCSGGHGESTKTKLSLSLSISDLQYPNKRLSTPYLRKSYPHLCGGRTYAFELDIVKSPSTSTRTSQTSSPSTSSSTLSESSNSALAISTRKPRTPRKRPNQTYNEAAALLSTPYPNIFSTNTLTNPRKSTKPHDFFLDPSSSQLLLPLRLIDNSATFFLHNPISQKPNSRFEPKAINPFEKSCNSPGEFNSPVNFDSNSSSSMEICDDFDAESMLDEEIDEGIDTIMGSSTTSMNIDSVDESSTSSDQMMMSSCYGYPMGLGFGGNLQFGFGFRREGVRPLRQVDDRVNRWSFPTVDVLEISPRFNKSRPSPPSAGKKKKKKKKMEKLAVVESKLVEKSGSLKMSPSMKEEEEEEEPEAECGQLMLKLNYDDVLSAWSDKASPFPEELQDGAVGNDVSTRLAQIDLFTDTSGLREASVLRYKEKRRTRFFSKKIMYQVRKVNVDRRPRMKGRFVRRPNSSTNGQRQKEI, via the exons AAAACAAAGCTCTCTCTCAGTCTCTCAATCTCAGACCTGCAGTATCCCAACAAGCGTCTCTCTACCCCTTATCTTCGCAAATCTTATCCACACCTCT GTGGCGGAAGAACCTATGCATTTGAGTTGGACATAGTCAAATCCCCTTCCACTTCAACTCGGACATCCCAAACATCCTCCCCTTCCACCTCCTCCTCCACCCTCTCAGAATCAAGCAATTCCGCCCTCGCAATCTCAACCCGAAAACCCCGAACTCCTCGGAAACGTCCCAACCAGACTTACAATGAAGCCGCTGCATTACTCTCCACTCCTTACCCCAACATCTTCTCCACCAATACTCTCACAAATCCTCGCAAATCCACCAAACCCCACGACTTTTTCCTCGACCCCTCATCCTCCCAATTGCTCCTCCCTCTCCGACTCATCGACAATTCCGCTACTTTCTTCCTCCACAACCCAATTAGCCAGAAACCCAACTCCCGATTCGAGCCGAAAGCCATCAATCCATTCGAAAAGTCGTGCAATTCTCCTGGGGAATTCAACTCCCCGGTGAACTTCGACTCCAACTCCAGCTCCTCCATGGAGATATGTGACGACTTCGACGCGGAATCGATGCTGGATGAGGAGATTGATGAGGGTATTGATACCATCATGGGGAGTAGTACAACCAGCATGAACATAGACTCAGTCGACGAGTCGTCCACTAGCAGTGACCAAATGATGATGAGTTCATGCTATGGCTACCCAATGGGGTTAGGATTTGGCGGAAACTTGCAATTCGGGTTCGGATTCAGACGAGAAGGAGTGAGGCCGTTGAGGCAAGTCGACGACAGGGTGAACCGGTGGAGTTTCCCCACCGTCGATGTTCTTGAAATCTCGCCCAGATTCAACAAATCTCGGCCGTCGCCACCTTCCGCGGGGAAGAAGAAGAAGAAGAAGAAAAAGATGGAGAAGCTGGCGGTGGTGGAGTCGAAGCTGGTGGAGAAGAGTGGTAGTCTGAAGATGAGTCCGAGTATGAAGGAGGAGGAGGAGGAGGAGGAGCCGGAAGCAGAGTGTGGGCAGTTGATGCTGAAGCTAAACTATGACGACGTTTTGAGTGCTTGGTCAGACAAAGCGTCTCCGTTCCCGGAGGAGCTTCAGGACGGCGCTGTTGGAAACGATGTCTCT ACCAGGCTGGCGCAGATTGATTTATTCACGGACACCAGTGGGTTGAGAGAGGCTAGCGTCCTCCGTTACAAGGAGAAGCGGCGTACACGCTTCTTCTCGAAAAAGATCATGTACCAAGTTCGTAAAGTTAACGTTGATCGACGGCCAAGAATGAAG GGTAGATTTGTGAGAAGGCCAAACTCTAGCACAAATGGCCAAAGACAAAAGGAAATATGA